One window of Bacteroidota bacterium genomic DNA carries:
- a CDS encoding Omp28-related outer membrane protein, with amino-acid sequence MRTTSIFLIAIALIFAGCKKKDISDNASQSDGSGTQGQNINPEQRQNALVLEYTATWCPYCGAWGHDSLTGITNHNGDRVVPVVCHVDDGLTSPCYNGLSANYPDDQGIPNFIINEDRFLYEYQPSINSVLQRTPVAQTNFIIKKSGQSINLTTQTKFFTAVSGADYYLAMYALEDGIDGASGPYKQVIASSHPAVPNYKHNHTLRAASCNNSALGAMIVCGTAASGTTINSEYTINCPSDCNMANMTVAAIIWKKVGGVVTFVNAFEKK; translated from the coding sequence ATGAGAACAACATCAATTTTCCTGATTGCAATTGCCTTGATTTTTGCAGGCTGCAAAAAGAAAGACATTTCCGATAACGCCAGTCAAAGCGATGGTTCCGGAACTCAAGGACAAAACATAAACCCGGAACAACGGCAAAATGCCCTGGTGCTGGAATATACAGCCACATGGTGCCCATATTGCGGCGCCTGGGGGCATGATTCATTAACTGGTATTACAAATCATAACGGCGATCGAGTTGTACCGGTTGTTTGCCATGTCGACGATGGGTTGACATCACCCTGTTATAATGGATTAAGTGCTAACTATCCGGATGATCAGGGAATTCCGAATTTTATAATTAATGAAGACAGATTTTTGTATGAGTATCAACCCTCTATTAATAGCGTACTTCAAAGGACACCGGTGGCGCAAACTAATTTTATAATTAAGAAAAGCGGACAGAGTATCAACCTTACAACTCAGACAAAATTCTTTACTGCTGTGAGTGGCGCCGATTATTACCTTGCTATGTACGCTTTGGAGGATGGAATTGATGGTGCTTCCGGTCCGTATAAGCAAGTCATTGCAAGCAGCCATCCGGCCGTGCCAAACTATAAGCACAACCATACGCTAAGGGCTGCCAGTTGTAACAACAGTGCGTTAGGTGCAATGATTGTTTGCGGTACAGCTGCATCGGGCACCACAATTAATAGTGAATATACAATTAATTGTCCTTCAGACTGCAATATGGCGAATATGACGGTGGCTGCAATTATCTGGAAAAAAGTGGGGGGTGTCGTGACTTTTGTAAATGCTTTTGAAAAAAAATAA